One Blastopirellula marina genomic region harbors:
- a CDS encoding CTP synthase: protein MAKHIFVTGGVVSSLGKGLTSASVGMLLEQRGLKVKMQKLDPYINVDPGTMSPYQHGEVYVLDDGSETDLDLGHYERFTNSPLTRDSNYTTGQIYMSVINKERRGEFLGKTVQVIPHITDEIKSVIRKLGDDDTDVIITEIGGTVGDIESQPFLEAIRQFPQTVGRENCLFIHLTLVPYLKAAGELKTKPTQHSVGQLREIGIQPDILICRTERNLSRDDREKIALFCNVPIEAVIEEKDKDFSIYEVPISLHDNNLDDLIAGKLGLPQVSSVDLTPWQEILHTLRYPDHEINIAVVGKYAEHKDAYKSIYEAIDHAGIHHKSQIRVGRIQSETLETEGAERMLAGFDGILVPGGFGERGVEGKVEAIRYARERGIPFLGICLGMQCAAIEFARNVVGLDGAHSTEFDKHTPHPVICLLDEQKNITDKGGTMRLGTQPCSLEEGTYAREAYGAEEISERHRHRYEFNNVYREQFKSHGLRFSGMKPDKSLVEILEIEEHPWFVAVQFHPEFKSKPIQAHPLFAGFVGAAIARRRRDAKKDKGATKPSSEPADA from the coding sequence ATGGCAAAACACATTTTCGTTACCGGCGGCGTTGTTAGTTCACTTGGCAAAGGTTTGACCAGCGCCTCGGTCGGGATGCTCCTCGAGCAGCGCGGCCTGAAGGTCAAGATGCAGAAGCTTGACCCCTATATCAACGTCGACCCAGGGACCATGAGCCCTTATCAGCACGGTGAAGTTTACGTGCTGGATGACGGCAGCGAGACCGACCTCGACCTCGGCCATTACGAACGTTTCACCAACAGCCCGCTGACGCGTGACTCGAATTACACGACCGGCCAGATCTACATGTCGGTCATCAATAAAGAGCGTCGCGGCGAATTCCTCGGCAAGACGGTCCAGGTCATTCCGCACATTACCGACGAAATCAAGTCGGTCATTCGTAAGCTGGGTGACGACGACACCGACGTGATCATCACCGAAATTGGTGGTACGGTCGGCGACATCGAAAGCCAGCCGTTTCTCGAAGCGATCCGCCAGTTTCCTCAGACGGTAGGCCGCGAGAACTGTCTGTTCATACACCTGACGCTGGTTCCTTACCTGAAAGCGGCTGGCGAACTGAAGACTAAGCCAACCCAACACTCGGTGGGCCAGCTTCGAGAGATCGGTATCCAGCCAGACATCCTGATCTGCCGTACCGAACGCAATTTGAGCCGGGACGATCGCGAGAAGATCGCGCTTTTCTGTAACGTGCCAATCGAAGCGGTGATCGAGGAAAAGGACAAGGATTTCTCGATCTACGAAGTGCCGATCAGTCTGCATGACAATAACTTGGACGACCTGATTGCCGGAAAGCTGGGGCTGCCGCAGGTTTCGTCGGTCGATCTGACGCCATGGCAAGAGATTTTGCATACGCTTCGCTACCCTGACCACGAAATCAACATCGCGGTTGTGGGTAAGTACGCCGAGCACAAGGATGCCTATAAGTCGATTTACGAAGCCATCGACCATGCCGGCATTCATCACAAGTCGCAAATTCGTGTTGGTCGTATCCAAAGCGAAACCCTGGAAACCGAAGGTGCCGAGCGTATGCTGGCCGGCTTCGACGGAATCTTGGTTCCGGGCGGCTTCGGGGAACGTGGCGTCGAAGGGAAGGTTGAGGCGATTCGCTATGCTCGCGAGCGCGGTATTCCGTTCCTGGGAATCTGCCTCGGGATGCAATGTGCCGCTATCGAGTTTGCCCGCAATGTCGTCGGTCTGGACGGGGCGCATTCGACGGAGTTCGATAAGCACACACCCCATCCGGTGATTTGCTTGTTGGACGAGCAGAAGAATATCACCGACAAAGGCGGGACCATGCGGCTGGGCACGCAGCCTTGTTCGCTGGAAGAAGGTACGTATGCCCGCGAAGCGTACGGCGCGGAAGAAATCAGCGAGCGTCACCGCCATCGCTACGAGTTCAACAACGTTTACCGCGAGCAGTTCAAGAGCCACGGTTTGCGTTTTTCAGGCATGAAGCCTGACAAGTCGCTCGTTGAGATCCTCGAGATCGAAGAGCATCCGTGGTTTGTCGCGGTCCAGTTCCACCCGGAATTCAAGAGCAAGCCTATCCAGGCTCATCCTCTGTTCGCTGGTTTCGTCGGTGCCGCAATTGCCCGTCGTCGACGGGATGCGAAGAAGGATAAGGGGGCGACCAAGCCTTCTTCCGAACCAGCCGACGCCTAG
- a CDS encoding DUF1844 domain-containing protein, with protein sequence MSEEQDPEKKIVIDSDWKEQVRQEKEKLKGEPELGTSSQSANSVSEGEAEDAASTGVGQFPPADFMLLISMLATQAFSAMGQIPDPVTGQASKHPDVAKHMIDLLAVLEEKTKGNLNPQEKAVLESVLHQLRMAFIAAGK encoded by the coding sequence ATGAGCGAAGAACAAGATCCCGAAAAGAAGATCGTTATCGATAGCGATTGGAAAGAGCAGGTTCGCCAAGAGAAGGAAAAGCTCAAAGGGGAGCCTGAGCTAGGCACCTCTTCGCAGTCGGCAAATTCTGTATCGGAAGGCGAGGCAGAGGACGCTGCTTCGACGGGAGTTGGCCAGTTTCCGCCAGCCGATTTCATGCTCTTGATTTCCATGCTTGCGACCCAGGCATTCTCGGCCATGGGGCAAATTCCTGATCCAGTGACTGGGCAGGCGTCCAAGCACCCGGATGTTGCCAAGCACATGATCGATTTGCTGGCCGTGCTGGAAGAAAAGACCAAAGGGAATCTTAATCCCCAAGAGAAAGCCGTGCTGGAAAGCGTACTGCATCAGTTGCGGATGGCATTCATTGCCGCGGGGAAGTAG
- a CDS encoding DUF1559 domain-containing protein: MHHRFGRIRGFTLVELLVVIAIIGVLIALLLPAVQQAREAARRTECVNNLKQIGIALHNYHDTFGLLPPLAILGNGSGNPQAARHYTWISLLLPQFEQGSLHNQFNFSAPAWNQALPNGLGNLQGAPVASILRCPSDGDFRDASATGGVSVTNYAASEGYHWWQTANISADTFTNTHGVPGLPSESNARDWNGAFTIGNKNDLSRFLDGTSNTIMVAEANATGYKSGGDRWNAGTGIRRQATTEAVIRPAYVFTGSHGFSRRAPYSDPEGNAVTADGWFRSPSNGTPHHFTPSYISYRNINNDWQGPSSMHPGVVMCLMGDGSVNRITEGITYWTWLSMNGLADGVVASLDN; this comes from the coding sequence ATGCACCACCGTTTTGGACGTATCCGAGGCTTTACTCTCGTCGAATTACTGGTTGTCATTGCCATTATTGGCGTTCTGATTGCCCTGCTTCTGCCTGCGGTACAGCAGGCCCGCGAAGCTGCTCGACGCACCGAATGCGTCAACAATCTGAAGCAGATCGGCATCGCCCTGCACAACTACCACGACACGTTTGGCCTACTTCCTCCACTGGCAATCCTTGGCAACGGCTCAGGCAACCCCCAGGCAGCTCGCCATTACACATGGATCTCGTTGCTGTTACCGCAGTTTGAACAAGGCTCGCTGCACAACCAGTTCAACTTTTCGGCCCCGGCCTGGAACCAGGCATTGCCCAACGGCCTGGGCAACTTACAAGGTGCCCCTGTCGCTTCCATACTACGATGCCCATCCGACGGTGATTTCCGCGACGCCAGTGCTACCGGCGGCGTTTCGGTAACCAACTATGCCGCGTCCGAAGGATACCACTGGTGGCAAACCGCCAATATCAGCGCCGACACGTTCACCAATACGCACGGTGTGCCAGGACTGCCTTCTGAAAGCAATGCCCGCGACTGGAACGGTGCCTTCACGATTGGCAACAAGAACGATCTTTCTCGCTTCCTGGACGGCACCTCCAACACGATCATGGTTGCTGAAGCAAATGCCACCGGCTACAAATCTGGCGGCGATCGCTGGAATGCGGGAACTGGAATTCGCCGACAGGCCACAACAGAAGCGGTTATTAGACCTGCCTATGTTTTCACCGGCTCACATGGATTCAGCCGACGCGCCCCCTATAGCGACCCCGAAGGCAACGCAGTGACCGCCGACGGATGGTTCCGCTCGCCGTCGAACGGCACTCCCCACCACTTCACCCCTTCGTACATCTCGTACCGAAACATCAACAACGACTGGCAGGGCCCCAGCAGCATGCACCCAGGCGTGGTCATGTGCCTAATGGGAGACGGCTCCGTCAATCGGATTACCGAAGGCATTACTTACTGGACCTGGCTCAGCATGAACGGCCTGGCCGATGGTGTTGTCGCCAGCCTCGACAATTAA
- a CDS encoding division/cell wall cluster transcriptional repressor MraZ codes for MGSDEFILGEYSRTLDDRFRLSIPTQITDLISPKGDDLILVKERPGCLSLWNGPQWQGKLDAGVNLVHAKIAAGKLENKIADVQLLGRLLSTRQRNVTLAGKGRLLIPEGFREFLGVEAGGEVLIVGAAVCVEIWKPEAWLNNLEEKMPEFRSLLDQLSG; via the coding sequence ATGGGGTCGGACGAGTTCATTCTGGGGGAATACAGCCGCACGCTGGACGACCGGTTCCGGTTGTCGATTCCCACGCAGATAACCGACTTAATTTCGCCGAAGGGGGACGACCTGATCCTGGTCAAAGAGCGGCCGGGATGTTTAAGCCTTTGGAATGGTCCGCAGTGGCAAGGAAAGTTGGACGCCGGCGTGAACCTGGTTCATGCGAAGATCGCAGCCGGCAAGCTGGAAAACAAAATTGCGGACGTTCAATTGCTGGGTCGATTACTTTCCACTCGTCAACGTAACGTCACGCTGGCCGGAAAAGGGAGATTGCTGATACCGGAGGGATTTCGGGAATTCTTGGGGGTCGAAGCCGGCGGAGAAGTCTTGATCGTCGGGGCCGCCGTATGTGTCGAAATCTGGAAGCCTGAAGCGTGGCTAAACAATCTCGAAGAGAAGATGCCTGAGTTCCGATCCTTGCTGGATCAACTCAGCGGCTAA
- a CDS encoding beta-ketoacyl-[acyl-carrier-protein] synthase family protein — MTKEDAKDPVVITGIGLITSVGKDRESTWASIQRGKCGIRRMTGISPIEDNLVLGAPVDLPEGYEPRLKILTLNEIAAAEALKDAQVDLDNIDRTRFGCAVSAGMGDARSIFNVLDLPGKTWPVAGGLPHEQFFPCTPSYHVAHAFGLDGPRLSHSTACASGLVELGCAVRAIRDRQCDIALAGSAEAIDPLFVAGFRKMRVLSDDADPVHACRPFDKTRNGFVIGEGSAMFVVERLSHALARGAKIYSEVLGCRMLAEAHHVTGIDMQSDALERLLRITLKSSDLGPRDVDYINCHGTGTQQNDVNEARGIRAAFGPFTNRLCASSIKSMVGHSLNASGSIELAMTALALRDGFVPPTSNLRSIDPEVDMDCVPLVGRERKIQHALKLSVAFGGHLVAVALRRWNDSQTGFAYPERHADDVRRAA; from the coding sequence GTGACCAAAGAAGACGCAAAAGATCCGGTTGTCATTACCGGAATCGGACTTATCACATCGGTCGGAAAGGACCGAGAATCGACGTGGGCGTCGATTCAGCGCGGAAAGTGCGGAATTCGCCGCATGACCGGCATTTCTCCCATTGAAGACAATCTGGTTCTGGGGGCCCCGGTCGATCTGCCTGAAGGTTACGAACCCCGGCTGAAGATTCTCACGCTCAACGAAATTGCCGCCGCCGAAGCACTCAAAGACGCACAAGTCGACCTGGATAACATCGATCGAACTCGTTTCGGCTGCGCGGTAAGTGCCGGTATGGGTGACGCTCGGTCCATTTTCAATGTGCTAGATCTGCCGGGTAAGACTTGGCCGGTCGCCGGTGGACTTCCTCACGAACAGTTCTTTCCTTGCACGCCGTCCTATCATGTGGCTCATGCATTTGGCCTGGATGGCCCGAGGCTTTCGCACTCGACGGCTTGCGCCAGTGGATTGGTGGAGCTTGGCTGTGCGGTCCGTGCGATCCGTGATCGTCAGTGTGATATTGCGTTGGCAGGCAGTGCCGAAGCGATCGATCCACTTTTTGTCGCAGGCTTCCGCAAGATGCGGGTCTTGTCGGACGATGCCGATCCCGTTCATGCCTGTCGTCCCTTCGACAAAACCCGCAATGGCTTTGTCATTGGTGAAGGATCGGCCATGTTTGTGGTCGAACGGCTCAGTCACGCTTTGGCGCGTGGGGCCAAGATCTACTCCGAGGTGCTCGGTTGCCGCATGTTGGCCGAAGCACATCACGTGACCGGGATCGATATGCAGAGCGACGCCTTGGAGCGGCTGCTGCGTATTACCCTGAAGTCAAGCGACTTGGGTCCGCGCGACGTCGACTACATCAATTGCCATGGTACCGGTACCCAGCAGAACGATGTCAACGAAGCGCGTGGCATTCGTGCCGCGTTCGGCCCGTTTACCAATCGGCTTTGTGCCAGCAGTATCAAGTCAATGGTTGGTCACTCGTTGAACGCCTCGGGCAGTATCGAACTCGCCATGACAGCGCTCGCACTTCGCGACGGCTTTGTTCCTCCGACATCCAATCTTCGCAGTATCGACCCTGAGGTCGATATGGACTGCGTTCCACTGGTTGGTCGGGAAAGGAAAATCCAGCATGCACTGAAGCTTTCGGTTGCCTTCGGCGGTCACTTGGTCGCTGTCGCACTTCGCCGCTGGAACGATTCCCAAACGGGTTTTGCTTACCCAGAGCGTCATGCGGACGATGTTCGCCGGGCTGCTTAG
- a CDS encoding PP2C family protein-serine/threonine phosphatase, which translates to MPRQIPNYLRVHREESHASEPIRQEAYPGLSKISEALADLTGFGLALREEPSTKKGKRMSQQHVTRGGKMSRLELHSHEGSKPQTTGEAAVLENLGGLAGGLEFLLAEIDRLRVAVRQREAELATHIPVVAHPAVDHLADRLEAALASAVEVTGANSAGLYVLDDATSELKLRAAHNLPQSRLLDPPRQLEGSLADLEALSGNAVVLEDTKLLPHWPCPEDVPSAVCIPVATSTTPLGTLWIFSDDARDFSDRETNLLEIIAGKLAVDLERDQLIAERRSTQKLARQKSQIADRQKAQLPNVKPLVEGWDVSAWTQQGKEMGGDFHDWAVIEDGKLAIFVGDAMDDNFDAVMTSTSLATAVKANCRIAHTAEVMLDRVNRTFWAASAGDHFASLAYAIFDPMLGTMEAGSCGHVQGFAFKQNSVRPLWNNSWPLGSGPEVEPELATAMLQPGEVMALLSSGLTETLRELDGKNWQAKFCDLVVRHLDLPSDRILRAVQERLNRAATPVSLDKTLVFVKRKEDN; encoded by the coding sequence ATGCCCCGACAGATTCCCAACTATTTGCGAGTCCACCGCGAAGAGTCGCACGCCAGTGAACCCATCCGGCAAGAAGCCTATCCAGGGTTGTCGAAGATCTCTGAAGCACTGGCCGACTTAACCGGATTCGGACTCGCCCTTCGCGAAGAACCTTCCACCAAAAAGGGGAAACGCATGTCGCAGCAACATGTGACTCGGGGCGGAAAAATGTCCAGGCTCGAACTCCATTCGCACGAAGGATCCAAGCCACAAACGACCGGCGAAGCCGCAGTGCTGGAAAATCTCGGCGGCCTGGCTGGCGGTCTGGAATTCCTGCTGGCCGAGATCGACCGACTTCGCGTCGCCGTCCGCCAGCGAGAAGCGGAACTCGCCACACACATTCCTGTAGTAGCTCACCCAGCCGTCGACCACCTGGCCGATCGCCTTGAAGCAGCACTCGCTTCGGCAGTCGAAGTCACGGGGGCAAATTCCGCCGGACTTTACGTGCTGGATGACGCCACGAGTGAACTCAAGCTTCGAGCTGCCCATAACCTGCCGCAAAGCCGACTGCTCGATCCGCCACGGCAACTTGAAGGCAGTCTGGCCGACCTGGAAGCCTTGTCCGGTAACGCTGTCGTTCTGGAAGACACGAAACTTCTTCCCCACTGGCCATGCCCTGAAGATGTTCCGTCTGCGGTCTGCATTCCTGTTGCCACATCGACGACGCCGCTGGGCACCTTGTGGATATTCTCCGACGATGCTCGCGACTTTAGCGATCGCGAAACCAATCTTCTGGAAATCATCGCTGGCAAGCTAGCCGTCGACCTGGAACGCGATCAACTGATTGCCGAACGCCGCTCGACCCAAAAACTTGCCCGACAAAAGAGCCAAATTGCCGATCGCCAAAAGGCTCAGCTACCCAACGTGAAACCGCTGGTCGAAGGCTGGGATGTTTCTGCCTGGACACAGCAGGGCAAAGAAATGGGAGGGGACTTCCATGACTGGGCCGTGATCGAAGATGGCAAGCTGGCAATCTTCGTGGGCGACGCCATGGACGACAATTTCGACGCGGTGATGACATCGACCAGCCTGGCTACCGCCGTGAAAGCCAATTGCCGGATAGCCCATACGGCCGAAGTGATGCTCGACCGCGTGAATCGCACCTTCTGGGCCGCATCGGCCGGCGATCACTTCGCCTCGCTCGCCTACGCCATTTTCGACCCTATGCTCGGCACTATGGAAGCCGGCTCGTGCGGTCACGTCCAGGGATTTGCCTTCAAGCAGAACTCGGTACGCCCTTTGTGGAACAACTCGTGGCCTTTGGGAAGCGGACCTGAAGTCGAGCCGGAATTGGCCACCGCAATGCTCCAACCGGGCGAGGTCATGGCCCTGCTCTCTTCCGGGCTTACGGAAACACTTCGCGAACTGGACGGCAAAAACTGGCAGGCCAAGTTCTGCGACCTGGTGGTCCGCCACCTGGATTTGCCTTCGGACCGGATCCTCCGGGCCGTTCAAGAACGACTCAATCGCGCGGCCACGCCGGTGTCGCTCGACAAAACGCTTGTTTTCGTTAAACGTAAAGAGGACAACTAG
- a CDS encoding NAD(P)(+) transhydrogenase (Re/Si-specific) subunit beta: MLDSHIIVNLVYLAAAVMFIFGLKMMAHPRTAVRGNLISSIAMLVAVIVTAWLVFDDGRASWVGWLLIALGLIIGSGIGIFLAIKVEMTQMPQLVALFNGLGGGASVLVAGAELIGLTDAKATADVMLAIGISGLIGTVTFWGSLVAFGKLQEIDFFEKPLPIPAPQAFNAVLAVVLFILVVIMASTGMGWPFIFVFICATVLGFTLVMPIGGADMPVVIALLNSYSGLAAAATGFVIDNNVLIISGSLVGASGIILTQIMCKAMNRSLVNVLFATMQGGSGPAGSNDELYATVRSTSADDIAIILDSAQRVVFVPGYGLAVAQAQHAVRDLANLLKDKGIAVEYAIHPVAGRMPGHMNVLLAEADVPYDQLKEMDEINPTMGQVDVAIVIGANDVVNPLANTDPNSPIAGMPIIEVDKARTVIVIKRSLSPGFAKIPNPLFAAENTLMFFADGKKAVLDIVGAVKEL; this comes from the coding sequence GTGCTCGACTCCCACATCATCGTGAACCTGGTTTACCTGGCGGCTGCCGTCATGTTCATCTTCGGCTTGAAGATGATGGCCCACCCCCGCACGGCCGTTCGCGGCAATCTGATCAGCAGCATTGCCATGCTTGTCGCCGTGATTGTGACCGCCTGGCTGGTGTTCGACGACGGACGAGCGTCTTGGGTCGGCTGGTTATTGATTGCACTGGGATTGATTATTGGTAGTGGGATCGGCATTTTTCTGGCCATTAAGGTCGAGATGACCCAGATGCCGCAACTGGTCGCCCTGTTCAATGGCCTGGGTGGCGGGGCGTCGGTGCTTGTCGCTGGTGCCGAGTTGATCGGACTTACCGATGCCAAGGCGACAGCGGATGTCATGCTCGCGATTGGCATCTCAGGTCTCATCGGCACAGTTACGTTCTGGGGCTCGCTGGTGGCATTCGGCAAGCTGCAAGAGATCGACTTTTTCGAGAAACCACTTCCTATCCCCGCCCCTCAAGCTTTCAACGCTGTGCTGGCAGTCGTGCTCTTTATTCTTGTGGTCATTATGGCCTCTACCGGAATGGGCTGGCCTTTTATCTTCGTTTTCATCTGCGCCACCGTCCTTGGATTTACGTTGGTTATGCCCATTGGCGGAGCGGACATGCCGGTCGTGATCGCCCTTTTGAATAGCTACTCCGGGCTGGCCGCAGCAGCAACAGGCTTCGTTATCGACAACAACGTGCTGATTATCTCCGGCTCGCTGGTCGGGGCTTCCGGGATCATTCTGACGCAAATCATGTGCAAAGCGATGAACCGTTCCCTGGTCAACGTCTTATTCGCCACCATGCAAGGGGGCAGTGGCCCGGCTGGTTCAAACGACGAACTTTATGCCACGGTTCGTTCCACTTCGGCGGATGATATTGCCATCATCCTGGATAGTGCTCAACGCGTTGTGTTCGTTCCCGGATATGGGCTGGCCGTTGCCCAAGCCCAACATGCCGTGCGGGACCTGGCCAACCTGCTGAAAGATAAAGGCATCGCGGTCGAGTACGCGATTCACCCCGTGGCCGGTCGCATGCCAGGACATATGAACGTTCTCCTGGCCGAGGCAGACGTTCCTTATGACCAGCTAAAAGAAATGGATGAGATCAATCCCACCATGGGGCAGGTCGACGTAGCAATTGTGATCGGGGCCAACGATGTGGTAAACCCGCTGGCCAACACAGACCCCAATAGCCCCATTGCTGGCATGCCCATCATTGAGGTCGACAAGGCTCGCACTGTGATTGTCATCAAACGCAGCCTTAGCCCTGGCTTCGCTAAAATCCCCAACCCGCTGTTCGCTGCGGAGAACACGCTCATGTTCTTCGCCGACGGCAAGAAAGCGGTGCTCGATATCGTCGGCGCGGTGAAAGAGCTTTAA
- a CDS encoding NAD(P) transhydrogenase subunit alpha, whose translation MVGSITIFVLAVFVGFEIITKVPPTLHTPLMSGSNAISGISIVGALLATALQENWFASFLGLLAIIMATVNVVGGYMVTHRMLAMFQKR comes from the coding sequence CTGGTTGGCAGTATCACGATTTTTGTGCTGGCCGTGTTCGTTGGCTTCGAGATTATCACCAAGGTGCCGCCGACACTGCATACGCCCCTCATGTCTGGCTCGAACGCAATCTCGGGGATTTCCATCGTAGGTGCGCTGCTGGCAACCGCCTTACAGGAGAACTGGTTCGCATCCTTTCTGGGATTGCTGGCCATCATCATGGCAACGGTCAACGTGGTCGGTGGTTACATGGTGACTCACCGGATGCTGGCGATGTTTCAAAAGCGTTAG
- a CDS encoding NAD(P) transhydrogenase subunit alpha, with product MIVAVVRENFPGEQRVALVPGSVPNLIKAGATVLIEKGAGTAAGFPDQLYLDKGAQLIESRQEAFQKADVIFQVRSYGANPDAGKADLDFMKPGQIVIGMADPLGNLTAIQEVATRQARLFALEMIPRITRAQSMDVLSSQATIAGYRAVLLAAIHLPKMYPMLMTAAGTLSPARVFVIGAGVAGLQAIATAKRLGAVVTAYDVRPEAKEQIESLGAKCALLQLESEGAQDKGGYAKDLGEEFYTKQREFMGQICSESDVVITTAAIPGRKSPLLVTTDGIKRMAPGSVAIDLAAERGGNIEPSEPDQAVTLDGITILGPTNLASEIPNHASQMFSHNITKFLLNMVKDKQLHVNMDDEIVAGTIATSDGEVVNGRLREMLNLPPLSPPPPPDAEPTPESTEQEKPNDS from the coding sequence ATGATAGTTGCCGTCGTGCGCGAAAACTTTCCAGGCGAACAACGTGTTGCCTTAGTGCCAGGCTCCGTCCCGAATCTCATAAAGGCCGGAGCGACCGTTCTAATCGAAAAAGGTGCTGGCACTGCCGCTGGATTTCCCGATCAGTTGTACCTGGACAAAGGTGCCCAACTGATCGAAAGCCGCCAGGAAGCTTTCCAGAAAGCAGACGTTATCTTCCAGGTCCGCAGCTACGGAGCCAATCCCGATGCTGGCAAGGCCGATCTCGATTTCATGAAGCCTGGGCAAATCGTCATAGGGATGGCCGATCCTCTAGGCAACCTGACTGCCATTCAGGAAGTCGCCACTCGCCAGGCCAGGCTCTTCGCTCTCGAGATGATTCCGCGAATCACCCGTGCCCAGAGCATGGACGTGCTTTCGTCACAAGCGACGATCGCCGGCTACCGAGCAGTTTTACTGGCGGCCATTCACCTGCCGAAAATGTACCCGATGTTAATGACCGCCGCGGGAACGCTTTCGCCTGCCCGCGTTTTCGTGATCGGGGCAGGCGTGGCTGGCCTTCAAGCGATTGCTACGGCAAAGCGACTGGGCGCGGTTGTAACGGCCTACGATGTTCGCCCCGAGGCCAAAGAACAGATTGAAAGTCTCGGTGCCAAGTGCGCTCTGCTTCAGCTCGAATCGGAAGGAGCCCAGGACAAAGGAGGCTACGCGAAAGACCTCGGGGAAGAGTTCTATACGAAACAACGAGAATTCATGGGCCAGATTTGCTCGGAAAGTGACGTCGTTATCACCACCGCGGCGATCCCTGGACGCAAGTCTCCGCTGCTGGTCACTACTGACGGCATCAAGCGGATGGCCCCCGGAAGCGTCGCCATCGACTTGGCAGCCGAGCGGGGAGGGAACATCGAACCAAGTGAACCGGACCAAGCGGTTACCCTGGATGGAATCACGATTCTGGGGCCGACGAACCTGGCCAGTGAAATCCCCAATCACGCCAGCCAGATGTTTTCGCACAACATCACCAAGTTTCTGCTGAATATGGTGAAAGACAAGCAGCTTCACGTGAACATGGACGACGAAATTGTGGCCGGCACAATCGCAACCAGTGATGGAGAAGTTGTCAATGGTCGCTTGCGTGAAATGCTGAACTTGCCTCCCCTTTCACCGCCACCTCCTCCCGATGCAGAACCGACGCCAGAATCTACCGAACAGGAGAAACCCAATGATTCGTAA
- the rplM gene encoding 50S ribosomal protein L13, whose protein sequence is MTTKTYQAKPGQVEQKWWLVDGEDQIVGRLASDIAVRLMGKHRPTYTPHVDTGDFVIVVNAEKVKFTGSKWEQKRYTWYTGYTRQRSESAEERLEAHPDQILREAVRRMLPKNKLATKMLEKLKIFVGPEHNHQAQNPEKLEGLGQVRQKKRK, encoded by the coding sequence ATGACGACCAAAACTTATCAAGCCAAACCAGGACAAGTCGAACAGAAATGGTGGCTCGTCGACGGCGAAGACCAAATCGTCGGGCGTTTGGCCAGTGACATCGCCGTGCGTCTGATGGGCAAGCATCGCCCGACCTACACCCCGCACGTTGATACCGGCGACTTCGTCATTGTCGTCAATGCTGAGAAGGTGAAATTCACCGGCAGCAAGTGGGAACAGAAGCGTTACACCTGGTACACCGGTTACACGCGTCAGCGTAGCGAATCAGCCGAAGAACGATTGGAAGCCCATCCCGATCAGATTCTTCGCGAAGCTGTTCGTCGCATGCTTCCTAAGAACAAGCTGGCCACCAAGATGCTCGAGAAGCTGAAGATCTTCGTCGGCCCCGAACACAATCATCAAGCTCAAAACCCGGAAAAGCTGGAAGGCCTGGGTCAGGTTCGCCAGAAGAAGCGTAAGTAA
- the rpsI gene encoding 30S ribosomal protein S9 — MSTADPQTEDTAVATTTTETVEATPAPVEHVVKTDPKTGEHLGTGRRKSGVARVRVKAGSGKITINDRELSEYFPHEQDQNAVMAPIRDSGYEGKIDVRILVTGGGPTGQSGACRMGLGRALLSMDAGVGHQLKDNGHLTRDSRMKERKKYGLHGARRGTQFSKR, encoded by the coding sequence ATGTCGACTGCGGATCCTCAAACCGAAGACACTGCCGTAGCAACCACGACAACCGAAACGGTTGAAGCTACCCCAGCACCCGTCGAGCACGTTGTAAAGACTGACCCCAAGACGGGTGAACACCTCGGCACGGGTCGTCGTAAGTCGGGTGTTGCTCGCGTTCGCGTTAAGGCGGGCAGCGGCAAGATCACCATCAATGACCGCGAGCTGAGCGAATACTTCCCGCACGAACAAGATCAGAATGCTGTCATGGCTCCGATCCGCGATAGCGGTTACGAAGGCAAAATCGACGTCCGCATTCTGGTTACCGGTGGCGGTCCAACCGGTCAGTCGGGTGCGTGCCGCATGGGCTTGGGCCGTGCTCTGCTGAGTATGGACGCCGGTGTTGGTCACCAGTTGAAGGATAACGGTCATCTGACGCGTGACAGCCGTATGAAGGAACGTAAGAAGTACGGTCTGCACGGTGCCCGTCGTGGTACTCAGTTCTCGAAGCGTTAA